The Ipomoea triloba cultivar NCNSP0323 chromosome 4, ASM357664v1 DNA segment CATTTTTTCAGAAGGATTGTATTTATAAGTTAACAGTGGATGTGGATTAAACTTTGTTTTATAACTAGAGAAATCACCTCAaatcttatttcttttagtcATTGGGAGAGAATAGAATATACTTCTAGTAATTCATGCGgttttaataacattaaaaacCATGCTTAGGAAAGTCAAGTGCAAATGCTTGGTGTAGTTTTGAATTTCAGCAGTATCTTGATAAGAGAAAACAAGACTCTTAAAACTAAAATGcatatattttgtaatatttagtgTTCCCATGTGAGGCCAATGCCATGGATCTCGACAATGTTTATTTACTTGCttgattctttgttttttaGGCAGCGGAAAATGAAGAGAATTATATCTGTAaaattgttgagatgtttgaagCGGTTGATGGGACACGTTATTTCACAGCTCAATGGTTCTATAGAGCTAAAGATACTGTAAGTAATTGGAAGTTGCTGGAGACATGTGATTTAGTTGCTTTCTAATGTTATGGTGCTCTAACAAATTTCATTATCAGGTTATTAAAACGCATGACAATTTCATTGACAGAAGGCGTGTCTTCCTTTCTGAACTTAAGGATGATAATCCCATCGATTGCCTTGTCCAAAAGTTGAATTTACATTGCCTGACCCCTAATGTATGAATCATCTTACTTGATTGATAAATGTTATCAAAATACTATTTACCAGAGTTCTGATTCATATTCAATTCTGGTATAGGCAAATTCAGATTTTACAAGTGTTCAAGTTGAGTGCGACTTCTATTATGATATGATGTACCTTTTACCTTACTCAACATTTATAAGCTTGCCTCCTGgtatttctctttctctttttgttctgttagtaaatgaatgaaattgtagttcaGTCTTTGTTACAATACATTCAATTGGAAACTGGTAAAAGGGACCATATTTGTCATTCAGATATTACTGCTGAAGCTGTTAGTGAATCAGATTCTACAATATCCTGCGAAAATGATACTGCAGAAAGCAAAGGCCGTGCGTTGGAAAAGATCCTCCTTGATTTGTATTCTGGTTGTGGTGCAATGTCCACTGGTTTATGCTTAGGAGCTGATAATTATGGTGTTAAGCTTGTTACTGTAAGCTCCAAATTGTCTCCAAAATCTTGGTTTTCAAACATGGTTTTGCATTGCATCTGACACTGCTATGGtattatattgataatttttttcaaatgtaGAAATGGGCAGTGGATTTTAACAAACATGCATGTGATAGCTTGAGATTGAATCATCCAGAGACACAGGTATTCGATGAGTGTATATTACTCCATATGATTTTACCTTCTACTTATTGTATTTGTTTCTAATTCTATTTTACATTGTGTGTGCTTTCATTAAATCAGGTTAGAAATGAACCCGCTGATGATTTTTTGTGTCTCTTGAGGGAATGGGAGCGCCTTTGTGTTTCCTGCTCCTTAATAAAAAGCAACTCACTACCACACCCTTGTCTAAATCTTGCAAACCACAATAATGGCGAGAGCTATAATAgtcatgaagaagatgatgaagagcctagAAGTGACACAGATGATGAAATATATGACGTTGAACTAATATTAGATGTTTGCTTTGGGGATCTAAATGAAACAGGAAAGTCTGGACTGTACTTCAAGGTACTCAGTTGTTTTGCTCCTACTTTTAGTTTGTATTAGTTTGAATGGATACAGTTCTTTTCCTCTTTAAATCATTTCCATATTGTAGAAATCACAATCTGTGTTTTATgcattaaattttatgaattctACCTAGATACGCTGGAAAGGTTATGATGCAGCTGCTGACACATGGGAACCTATAGAGGGTTTGAGGTAtgatttgaaaaatttattaacCAATATTGTGATTTGTGTTCTGTTTTACATTAATTCATTTAGTCTTTGTTGTTTGGTATGTAGTGACTGTCAGCACAAATTGAAGGAGTTTGTAGAAAATGGATTTAAAGCAAAAATTTTGCCTTTGCCTGTAAGTTCACACTCAATGCTCCCTTTCCCTATATGAGCTATTAACTTGattattatttctttctatGGTTTATATTGAGACTTTATGCTTGATTCTTGAGTTCCATTGCTTCACTAGCGAACTTGTTTACTTGTGATTTCTTTATGTGCACAATTTTTGGATtatgatttgaattttatttgattcAGGGTGATATTGATGTTATATGCGGTGGTCCTCCTTGCCAAGGCATCAGTGGATTCAACCGTTTTAGGAAAACTGAGAATCCGTTGGAGGATCCCAAGAACAAGCAGCTAGAAGTTTTCATGGATATTGTAAAGTTCTTGAAGCCACGGTTTGTACTGATGGAAAATGTTGTTGATATAGTCAAGTTTTCACACGGTTTTCTTGGGAGATATGCACTAGGTCGACTTGTAGGGATGAATTATCAAGCACGTCTAGGAATAATGGCAGCTGGAGCATATGGACTCCCACAATTTCGAATGCGTGTTTTTATGTGGGGTGCCCTTCCTGGAGAAGTAATATCAAAGCTTTGTTGTGTTTGACAGAAATGTGATTGTCTTCAACAATTGACCCTTGTCTTATTTTGCAGAAGTTGCCGCAGTATCCCCTGCCAACACATAATGTTGTTCTGCGAGGTTCTGTTCCCACAGAGTTTGAGGTAGATTTTTCATATGCAATTCTGTATGCATATGAACTTCTAACCCTTTGCTTTATGGTTAACTGTAATCTATTTCTGAATTCAGTCAAACACCGTTGCATATGATGAAGGACATGGTACTCGAGTAAAGAAGGCGCTTTTCCTTGGTGATGCAATCTCTGATCTTCCTCCTGTATGAGAAATCTTCATGTTCCATTTTTGCAATAATATCTCCTATTGGTTCTCTTCTCCATAGAATAAATATAGACTGTACTTTTACTAGTTTATATCAATTGTTTTAGGTGGAGAATGATGAATCAAGAGATGAAAGGGAATATGTTGATGAGCCTAAGAGTGGGTTTCAAGAATTCATAAGATTAGGGAGGGATGGTGAGTATCTAtgtattaaattgtttaatatCTTGCATTTATCTACTTGCTgacatatatgcatgtatatttgGTTTTCCTGATTGAATTTCATTATAATAGGAATGCCAGGGTGTATTTTGTATGACCATTGCCCGCTTCAGCTAAATGAAGATGATTATACAAGAGTGTGTAATATTCCCAAGTTGAAGGTATATGAATCTATTCAGTAACAGTAATGCACTTGAGCATACCGATAAAAAATCTGTAATTTCATAATGTCAGCATTTCATTTTGGGTTATTTTAGGGTGCTAACTTCAGGGATTTGACTGGTGTTCTTGTTCGCGATAACAAAGTTGAATGGGATCCGAAAGTTGAAAGAGTGTACTTGCCTTCAGGCAAACCCTTGGTATAGTTTACTTTCTTGATTATGTTGGTTTGTTTCTTGACTTGGTTCCCAGTCCTAATCAGTCTTTGCAAAGCTGTGCAGGTTCCTGACTATGCAATGACATTCAGTGGAGGGACTTCCTCAGAGTAATTACTaacatttcctttttctttgtaATTTTATCTGCCCTTTTTTCCTTGATAACTTTTTGTCACTCATATATGTTGCTCCTCTTTGGCTGCTTGTATGAAACTATTAGGCCATTTGCTCGGCTTTGGTGGGATGAAACTGTTCCAACTGTCGTAACAAGGGCTCAGCCTCATAATCgggtaatttttattttaaaactattAGCAGATTTGTATATCGATACATGGATTTGTACTAAAGCTGccttgtattttctttttatacttgCCAGGCCATTTTACATCCTGAGCAGGATAGGGTTCTTACAGTCCGTGAAAATGCACGGTTGCAAGGTTTCCCTGACTACTACAAACTTTGTGGACCAATTAAAGAAAGGTAATGTTCTTGATTAGTCAAAATACTGGGCAttcaaatttttgttattaGTTGGGAGAAATGACAGGAAGTGGAGATTGGTATGTAGATTATCCTTTGGAAGAATCGAATCACTAATGGTTTGGTATAGTCCAAATTACTAGTTGCCTAAACATAATCATCTTTGTGATAAGGCTAGTCAAAGCAACTTAATTTCAAGCCCAACCATAGGAGGGAATTGAAGGATGTGTTCTgtttaaactaaaaaatttaaactaataGTAGTACTGCACactgatattatatatattatatgctcatcAGGGGGTTTTAGGGCTTGCTATGCAAGAATATGTGATTTGTATCTATCTCTTTTCATTGTTGGTTCTTTTGATTTAGATACATACAAGTGGGGAATGCAGTTGCTGTGCCAGTGGCAAGAGCCTTAGGATACTCACTGGCAATGGCCTTTAAAGGACAATCTGGGACACAACCTTTGCTCCGTTTACCAGAGGGATTTCCGGAAGCTTTCGTGCCTGCCAACCAAACATTGTCTGAGGCATCTCGGTGATCCCATGATAACTCACATACGCTAATGCATTCTTAGAACATTGTGTTAACATTCATTCAGGCGTTAGAATATGATAGTCTATTCTTGTAATGTTTTAGTTCATGGGAATTGGGAAGTAATGAGGTTGATCAGTTCTTTTGGCAATGTCTTCATTGCCTAAACTTGCCACCCTCCAAACAAGACTGGATTCTGTACTGATTGAATTTCAATCTAGTCCTTTTCTCATTCTAGACTAAGAATCAGGTTATATTTCTTGAAGCTGTGAACTGCAGTGTCAGGAGAGTTACACATACACTCGGTGCAAGTTAATTAGTGTTAATGTCCATGGCCTGCAAGGCTGCAATTATAATTGTGTGAACTCTTGCATACTTTCATTGAA contains these protein-coding regions:
- the LOC116016885 gene encoding DNA (cytosine-5)-methyltransferase CMT1-like; translated protein: MPRKREASTPRRRSKRGRPEPAEEEEEGLGGVPAVEEEDGSASVILARCSGDEPPRRKVQRDAVANEDENVFIGEPVPEVEARQRWPHRYQQPKEQTNERSQRLNSQDELEDIILAKCHFTRLKVDDQIYCLEDDAYVKAAENEENYICKIVEMFEAVDGTRYFTAQWFYRAKDTVIKTHDNFIDRRRVFLSELKDDNPIDCLVQKLNLHCLTPNANSDFTSVQVECDFYYDMMYLLPYSTFISLPPDITAEAVSESDSTISCENDTAESKGRALEKILLDLYSGCGAMSTGLCLGADNYGVKLVTKWAVDFNKHACDSLRLNHPETQVRNEPADDFLCLLREWERLCVSCSLIKSNSLPHPCLNLANHNNGESYNSHEEDDEEPRSDTDDEIYDVELILDVCFGDLNETGKSGLYFKIRWKGYDAAADTWEPIEGLSDCQHKLKEFVENGFKAKILPLPGDIDVICGGPPCQGISGFNRFRKTENPLEDPKNKQLEVFMDIVKFLKPRFVLMENVVDIVKFSHGFLGRYALGRLVGMNYQARLGIMAAGAYGLPQFRMRVFMWGALPGEKLPQYPLPTHNVVLRGSVPTEFESNTVAYDEGHGTRVKKALFLGDAISDLPPVENDESRDEREYVDEPKSGFQEFIRLGRDGMPGCILYDHCPLQLNEDDYTRVCNIPKLKGANFRDLTGVLVRDNKVEWDPKVERVYLPSGKPLVPDYAMTFSGGTSSEPFARLWWDETVPTVVTRAQPHNRAILHPEQDRVLTVRENARLQGFPDYYKLCGPIKERYIQVGNAVAVPVARALGYSLAMAFKGQSGTQPLLRLPEGFPEAFVPANQTLSEASR